Proteins encoded together in one Corynebacterium liangguodongii window:
- a CDS encoding lytic transglycosylase domain-containing protein: MVVTAIVLIIALTGWIFSLATSAGPPTTRQPVPADVPPAAAQGPPLIDVHGPGRTADGLIEWSSLIAERTAVDPQAVRAYANAALIARDAWPGCHLQWNTLAGIGWVETRHGTYTGHVFDGTRLDPDGFAKPPIIGPPLDGSGSFAEIRDTDGGALDGDTTFDRAVGPMQFIPGTWAQLGRDANGDGEANPQQIDDAALAAANLLCSHGRDLATPEGWRDAVFSYNNSNDYVVKVRDAAANYALNQPAHR; encoded by the coding sequence ATGGTCGTCACCGCTATCGTGCTCATCATCGCGCTGACCGGGTGGATCTTCTCTCTCGCGACCTCCGCCGGGCCGCCGACGACCCGTCAGCCCGTGCCTGCGGACGTCCCGCCTGCAGCGGCCCAGGGCCCGCCGCTTATCGACGTCCACGGGCCGGGTCGCACTGCTGACGGGCTCATCGAGTGGTCTTCCCTGATCGCCGAGCGCACCGCTGTGGACCCGCAAGCCGTTCGTGCTTACGCCAACGCCGCCCTCATTGCCCGGGACGCCTGGCCGGGATGCCACCTCCAGTGGAACACGCTCGCCGGCATCGGCTGGGTGGAAACCCGCCACGGCACCTACACCGGGCACGTCTTCGACGGGACCCGCCTCGATCCGGACGGGTTTGCGAAGCCGCCGATCATCGGCCCTCCCCTCGACGGGAGCGGTAGCTTTGCTGAAATCCGCGATACCGACGGCGGCGCGCTCGATGGCGATACCACCTTTGACCGGGCCGTCGGGCCGATGCAGTTCATCCCCGGGACGTGGGCCCAGCTCGGGCGGGACGCCAACGGCGACGGGGAGGCTAACCCGCAGCAGATTGATGATGCCGCGCTGGCCGCGGCGAACCTCCTGTGCTCCCACGGGCGGGACCTGGCAACCCCGGAGGGGTGGCGCGACGCGGTCTTTAGCTACAACAACTCCAACGACTACGTGGTCAAGGTCCGCGACGCCGCCGCCAACTACGCCCTGAATCAACCCGCCCACCGCTAG
- a CDS encoding septum formation initiator family protein gives MSTPATPPGKPESTPRRPRATTVPVASREREKAERNRSQQKAAKRQASPQELTSTVILILVILAVLLAIAVPLRNYYEGRSEIARLNDSIAALEQRKSDLEGDIAKYQDPEYIKQEARRRLGVLEPGETAWRIIDPRMTQGEGITTQAAPDERSWVQVMWDSLREVPGEERAPE, from the coding sequence ATGAGCACACCCGCCACACCGCCGGGCAAACCGGAGAGCACGCCGCGCCGCCCGAGGGCGACGACTGTTCCCGTGGCCTCGCGCGAGCGCGAGAAGGCTGAGCGCAACCGCTCGCAGCAGAAAGCGGCGAAGCGGCAAGCCTCGCCGCAGGAGCTCACGAGCACGGTGATACTCATCCTGGTGATCCTCGCGGTGCTCCTTGCCATTGCCGTGCCGCTACGCAACTACTACGAAGGGCGTAGCGAGATCGCGCGGCTCAACGACTCGATCGCGGCCCTCGAGCAGCGCAAGTCTGACCTCGAGGGGGACATTGCCAAGTATCAGGACCCCGAATACATCAAGCAGGAGGCACGTAGGCGCCTCGGAGTGCTCGAACCGGGGGAGACGGCGTGGCGCATCATTGATCCGCGGATGACTCAGGGCGAGGGCATCACCACCCAGGCGGCGCCGGATGAGCGCTCGTGGGTGCAGGTGATGTGGGATAGCCTGCGCGAGGTGCCGGGCGAGGAGCGAGCCCCGGAATAG
- a CDS encoding carboxylesterase/lipase family protein, protein MTTIHVAGATIHGTEVEAFGTTVNAFYGIPYAQAPVGTRRFLAPTPATLPAEFHATAYGPTAAQKQYPDAALALMDNPIIEGENSLNLNIWTPDTAGCAPVYVYIHGGAYRNGSGAGETISGTSFAANGIVTVTLNYRLGAEGGIQLADGTSNNMLRDQIAALTWVRDNIAAFGGNPDHVVVGGESAGAMSIGALLSSPQAKGLFHAAIMESGATHNVVSQKAALAAGERFAEVVGKEPTAAALGELSEEEVLAASASVEAELGASADTARYADLAANSMTWQPSVDGDVLPRHPLDALAAGEALDVPVLIGTNQDEGTLFVAGLGRYTSATEEILHAAVVASGAANPDKVVELSTSPDNPHAGESLTTFVDMWKFQLPLHAFLEGRAGYDSPTYRYKFTWRSEKFGGALGSFHTVELPFVFNTVATESGKRILGEGLPAAVSKAAHGAWVSFIKTFDPGWSPYNSGDTTTTGVFDANGLHIEADLDKDTFTAWQGQR, encoded by the coding sequence GTGACTACGATCCACGTTGCGGGCGCGACGATCCACGGCACCGAGGTCGAAGCCTTCGGCACCACGGTCAACGCCTTCTACGGCATCCCGTATGCCCAGGCCCCGGTCGGCACACGCCGCTTTTTGGCACCCACCCCCGCCACACTCCCCGCCGAGTTCCACGCCACCGCCTACGGGCCTACCGCGGCGCAAAAACAGTACCCCGATGCCGCCCTCGCGCTGATGGACAACCCCATCATCGAAGGCGAAAATAGCCTCAACCTCAATATCTGGACCCCCGACACCGCGGGGTGCGCGCCGGTTTACGTCTACATCCACGGCGGCGCCTACCGCAACGGCTCCGGCGCAGGCGAGACGATTAGCGGAACCTCCTTTGCCGCCAACGGCATCGTTACCGTTACTTTGAACTACCGCCTCGGCGCCGAAGGCGGCATCCAGCTCGCCGACGGCACCTCGAACAACATGCTGCGCGACCAGATCGCCGCACTTACCTGGGTGCGCGACAATATCGCCGCGTTCGGCGGCAACCCCGACCACGTCGTTGTCGGCGGCGAGTCAGCCGGCGCCATGAGCATCGGCGCACTCCTGTCCTCTCCGCAGGCGAAGGGGCTCTTCCACGCTGCGATCATGGAATCAGGCGCCACCCACAACGTCGTGAGCCAGAAAGCTGCGCTCGCTGCAGGCGAGCGCTTCGCCGAAGTTGTCGGCAAAGAGCCCACGGCCGCGGCGCTTGGCGAACTCTCGGAAGAAGAGGTACTCGCAGCCTCCGCCTCCGTCGAAGCCGAGCTCGGCGCGTCGGCGGACACCGCGCGCTACGCTGACCTCGCTGCCAACAGCATGACGTGGCAACCCAGCGTGGACGGTGATGTCTTGCCGCGTCACCCACTCGATGCGCTCGCCGCCGGAGAAGCCCTCGATGTGCCCGTCCTCATTGGCACAAACCAGGACGAAGGAACGCTCTTCGTCGCCGGGCTGGGCCGCTACACCTCGGCAACGGAGGAAATATTGCACGCTGCTGTTGTTGCCAGCGGAGCGGCCAACCCGGACAAAGTTGTCGAGCTCTCCACCAGCCCGGATAATCCACACGCGGGGGAGAGCCTGACAACCTTTGTTGACATGTGGAAGTTCCAGCTCCCGCTGCACGCTTTCCTCGAAGGGCGCGCAGGGTACGACTCCCCGACTTACCGGTATAAGTTCACCTGGCGCTCCGAGAAGTTCGGCGGTGCACTCGGTTCTTTCCACACCGTCGAACTACCCTTCGTATTCAACACAGTTGCGACCGAGTCAGGCAAGCGCATCCTCGGCGAGGGACTTCCCGCCGCAGTCTCAAAGGCGGCTCACGGGGCATGGGTATCTTTCATCAAGACCTTCGATCCCGGTTGGAGCCCCTATAACTCCGGCGACACGACAACGACCGGCGTGTTCGACGCCAACGGCCTGCATATTGAAGCAGACCTGGACAAAGACACGTTCACGGCCTGGCAAGGCCAGCGCTAA
- the eno gene encoding phosphopyruvate hydratase produces the protein MADIIHAFAREILDSRGNPTVEAEVFLDDGAHGIAGVPSGASTGVHEAHELRDEDERYGGKGVAKAVENVNEEIADAIAGIEADDQRLIDLTMIELDGTDNKSRLGANAILGVSIAVAKAAAESAGLPLYRYIGGPNAHILPVPMMNILNGGAHADSGVDVQEFMIAPIGAESFHEALRMGAEVYHALKSVLKAKNLSTGLGDEGGFAPSVDSTAAALDLIVEAVEKSGYTLGEDIALALDVASSEFFADGVYNFEGGKHSAAEMIKVYADLVERYPIVSIEDPLDEDDWEGWSQITAELGEKVQLVGDDFFVTNPKRLAEGIEKKAANALLVKVNQIGTLTETFDAVDLAHRNGYRTMMSHRSGETEDTTIADLAVALGCGQIKTGAPARSERVAKYNQLIRIEQELGDAAVYAGRSAFPRFK, from the coding sequence ATGGCTGACATCATCCACGCATTCGCCCGCGAGATTCTCGATTCCCGCGGCAACCCGACGGTCGAGGCGGAGGTCTTCCTCGACGACGGCGCGCACGGCATCGCCGGCGTGCCCTCTGGCGCGTCCACCGGCGTCCACGAGGCCCACGAGCTACGCGACGAGGACGAGCGCTACGGCGGCAAGGGCGTTGCCAAGGCCGTCGAGAACGTCAACGAGGAGATCGCGGATGCGATCGCCGGCATCGAGGCCGACGACCAGCGCCTCATCGACCTCACGATGATCGAGCTCGACGGCACCGACAACAAGTCCCGCCTCGGCGCCAACGCGATCCTGGGCGTGTCCATCGCCGTGGCCAAGGCGGCCGCCGAGTCCGCCGGCCTGCCGCTCTACCGCTACATCGGCGGCCCGAACGCCCACATCCTTCCCGTGCCGATGATGAACATCTTGAACGGCGGCGCCCACGCCGACTCGGGCGTCGACGTGCAGGAGTTCATGATCGCCCCGATCGGCGCCGAGTCCTTCCACGAGGCCCTGCGCATGGGCGCGGAGGTCTACCACGCGCTCAAGTCCGTGCTCAAGGCCAAGAACCTCTCCACCGGGCTTGGTGATGAAGGCGGCTTCGCCCCGTCCGTCGATTCCACCGCGGCGGCGCTCGACCTCATCGTCGAGGCCGTGGAGAAGTCCGGCTACACCCTCGGCGAGGACATCGCGCTCGCGCTCGACGTCGCCTCCTCCGAGTTCTTCGCCGACGGCGTGTACAACTTCGAGGGCGGAAAGCACTCGGCGGCCGAGATGATTAAGGTCTATGCCGATCTCGTAGAGCGCTACCCGATCGTCTCTATCGAGGACCCGCTCGACGAGGACGACTGGGAAGGCTGGAGCCAGATCACCGCGGAGCTGGGGGAGAAGGTCCAGCTCGTCGGCGACGACTTCTTCGTCACCAACCCGAAGCGCCTTGCCGAGGGCATTGAGAAGAAGGCCGCCAACGCGCTTCTGGTGAAGGTTAACCAGATCGGTACCCTCACCGAGACCTTCGACGCGGTCGATCTCGCCCACCGCAACGGCTACCGCACGATGATGTCCCACCGCTCCGGCGAGACCGAGGACACCACGATTGCGGATCTCGCCGTCGCGCTCGGCTGCGGCCAGATCAAGACCGGTGCGCCCGCGCGCTCCGAGCGCGTGGCCAAGTACAACCAGCTCATCCGCATTGAGCAGGAGCTTGGCGACGCCGCCGTCTACGCCGGCCGCTCCGCCTTCCCGCGCTTTAAGTAA